A stretch of Limanda limanda chromosome 7, fLimLim1.1, whole genome shotgun sequence DNA encodes these proteins:
- the LOC133004994 gene encoding membrane cofactor protein-like codes for MWLVERFVMDLTSVRLLLILGLVVAAQAQNCERPVPGANMVLKDDFILLETFLNGAVASFRCDVGYTSAGGSSSVTCGDGSWSPVKLKCQRKSCGSAGEVDHGSVDYPEGNEFGDRAVVSCNRGYNMVGGAPRFCGDQGWTGRLPTCQAINCDPPREIQNGNFLPKKEDFYGFSEVVQYTCQKPYSRKGSKSLTCSETGEFKPDPPECIIVNCEEPVVKNGKWVSGSRPPHKHLASVTFECDTGYDMVGERTQTCDINEKWSPGLPKCIQKAVAATTKATTTTTTSTTTTTTPSGKQTAAPKSTDAPDSGSDGSGWKWGLGIFGGICCICCCIGGGICYKKKKSPMRSSPDNEAPKQGEDIPLSK; via the exons ATGTGGCTTGTGGAGCGTTTCGTCATGGATCTCACATCCGTCCGTCTCCTGCTCATTCTTGGTCTTGTTGTTGCCGCCCaag CTCAAAACTGTGAGAGACCTGTGCCCGGAGCCAACATGGTCTTGAAGGACGATTTCATTCTCTTGGAAACGTTCCTGAATGGCGCTGTGGCCTCTTTCAGGTGTGATGTTGGCTACACGTCTGCAGGAGGGTCTTCATCCGTTACTTGTGGAGACGGCAGCTGGAGTCCCGTGAAGCTGAAATGCCAGA GAAAGAGCTGTGGCTCTGCTGGAGAAGTTGATCACGGGAGCGTTGATTACCCTGAAGGGAATGAGTTTGGCGATCGAGCTGTGGTCAGCTGCAACAGAGG TTACAATATGGTTGGCGGAGCTCCACGCTTTTGTGGAGACCAAGGGTGGACGGGCAGGTTGCCTACATGTCAAG caaTAAATTGTGATCCGCCACGTGAGATTCAAAATGGCAATTTCCTCCCAAAAAAAGAAGACTTCTATGGATTTTCAGAGGTTGTACAATACACCTGCCAAAAACCGTATTCACGCAAAGGTTCCAAATCATTAACATGTTCAGAGACTGGGGAATTCAAGCCTGATCCTCCAGAGTGTATCA TTGTTAATTGTGAAGAGCCTGTTGTTAAAAACGGTAAATGGGTATCGGGTTCTCGACCCCCCCATAAACACTTGGCTAGTGTGACGTTCGAGTGCGATACCGGATACGACATGGTgggagagaggacacagacaTGTGACATAAATGAGAAATGGTCACCCGGACTTCCAAAATGCATACAGAAAG CAGTGGCTGCCACAACTAAAGctactaccaccaccaccaccagcaccaccaccaccaccacaccttCAGGGAAACAAACGG CTGCTCCTAAATCAACTGACGCACCTG ACAGTGGAAGTGACGGCTCAGGGTGGAAGTGGGGTCTTGGAA TATTCGGTGGCATCTGTTGCATCTGTTGTTGCATCGGTGGTGGCATCtgctacaagaaaaaaaaaag CCCCATGAGAAGTTCTCCTGACAATGAGGCTCCAAAACAAGGAGAGGATATTCCACTCTCG aagTAA
- the LOC133004637 gene encoding complement decay-accelerating factor-like, whose protein sequence is MDLTSVRLLLILGLVVAAQAQNCERPVPGANMGLKDDSILLETFLNGAVASFRCDVGYTSVGGSSSVTCGDGSWSPVKLKCERKSCGSAGEVDHGNVDYPKGNQFGDKAVLSFVKCDEPVVKNGEWVSGSRPPYKHLVSVTFECDTGYDMVGERTQTCDINDNWSPGLPECIKKGNSYV, encoded by the exons ATGGATCTCACATCCGTCCGTCTCCTGCTCATTCTTGGTCTTGTTGTTGCCGCCCaag CTCAAAACTGTGAGAGACCTGTGCCCGGAGCCAACATGGGCTTGAAGGACGATTCCATTCTCTTGGAAACGTTCCTGAATGGCGCTGTGGCCTCTTTCAGGTGTGATGTTGGCTACACGTCTGTAGGAGGGTCTTCATCCGTTACTTGTGGAGACGGCAGCTGGAGTCCCGTGAAGCTGAAATGCGAGA gaaAGAGCTGTGGCTCTGCTGGAGAAGTTGATCACGGGAACGTTGATTACCCTAAAGGGAATCAGTTTGGCGATAAGGCTGTGCTCAGCT TTGTTAAATGTGACGAGCCTGTTGTTAAAAACGGTGAATGGGTATCAGGTTCTCGACCCCCCTATAAACACTTGGTTAGTGTGACGTTCGAGTGCGATACCGGATACGACATGGTgggagagaggacacagacaTGTGACATAAATGACAACTGGTCACCCGGACTTCCAGAATGCATAAAGAAAGGTAATTCCTACGTGTGA